A window of Vigna unguiculata cultivar IT97K-499-35 chromosome 4, ASM411807v1, whole genome shotgun sequence contains these coding sequences:
- the LOC114182385 gene encoding uncharacterized protein LOC114182385, which translates to MADTKTNSKISLPQTHQPNPNLEPLLHALDPISLILNQNSNSDNPFPLRLTSVDSFVLERGPNYTAYAELRESRLHMKCLMQDRKQQAQVSEPTTKPATPPRKKQVKFQACEKISKGSFSIAQSVPDFSAALRKENRKPVNTPPSMTPPSKSGNGVVLSSRGSKSVSVMARKSYACIDELKVLSSATAIAINGEGRGGGRSNKVMGKTVSGHTRQF; encoded by the coding sequence ATGGCTGACACAAAAACAAACAGCAAAATCTCACTGCCTCAAACCCATCAACCAAACCCCAATCTTGAGCCTCTCTTGCATGCCCTTGATCCCATATCACTGATCCTCAACCAGAATTCCAATTCTGACAACCCTTTTCCTCTGAGACTCACCTCAGTAGACAGTTTCGTGTTGGAGAGAGGACCCAATTACACTGCGTATGCCGAGTTGAGAGAATCCAGGTTGCACATGAAGTGTTTGATGCAAGACCGGAAACAACAGGCTCAGGTATCGGAACCAACCACAAAACCTGCAACACCACCAAGGAAGAAACAGGTCAAGTTTCAAGCTTGTGAGAAAATCTCAAAAGGGTCCTTTTCTATTGCTCAGTCGGTGCCAGATTTTTCTGCTGCGTTAAGGAAAGAGAATAGGAAGCCTGTGAATACTCCGCCTTCAATGACACCACCAAGCAAGAGTGGTAATGGGGTGGTTTTGAGTTCAAGGGGGAGCAAGTCAGTCAGTGTGATGGCTCGGAAGAGCTATGCCTGCATTGATGAACTTAAGGTTTTGTCTTCTGCTACAGCCATTGCCATCAATGGTGAAGGTAGAGGTGGAGGAAGGAGTAACAAGGTGATGGGAAAGACAGTTTCAGGACACACCAGACAGTTTTGA
- the LOC114182720 gene encoding caffeoylshikimate esterase-like, with the protein MIKSTVHHRPPELYRCHPLNEFRASVQRRKRNNRRKVIRVSRSMGLPGVDRELKKILNANMDEVGARRRAREAFKDIQLGIDHILFKTPCDGVKMEESYEKNSKGLEIFCKSWLPEASTPKAALFYCHGYGDTCSFFFEGIARKLASSGYAVFAMDYPGFGLSEGLHCFIPSFDGLVDVVIEHYSKIKENPEFRSLPSFLFGQSMGGAVALKIHLKQPKAWDGAILVAPMCKIADDMVPPKLLTNLLIGLSNVLPKHKLVPNKDLAEAAFRDLKKREQTAYNVIAYKDKPRLQSAVELLRTTQEIERRLKEVSLPLFILHGKADTVTDPSVSKALYENASCSDKKLKLYEDAYHALLEGEPDEVITEVFNDIISWLDEHSLKHNQLSS; encoded by the exons atgattaaatccACAGTGCATCACAGACCCCCAGAGCTTTACCGGTGCCACCCTTTGAATG AATTCAGAGCAAGTGTGCAGCGAAGGAAGAGGAATAATAGGAGAAAGGTGATAAGGGTGTCAAGATCAATGGGGCTACCAGGTGTTGATAGAGAATTGAAGAAGATTTTGAATGCAAACATGGACGAAGTGGGTGCCAGAAGGCGTGCACGTGAGGCCTTCAAGGATATTCAGCTTGGAATTGATCACATATTGTTTAAG ACTCCATGTGATGGAGTAAAAATGGAAGAG TCATATGAAAAGAATTCGAAAGGACTAGAAATCTTCTGCAAAAGTTGGCTTCCTGAAGCATCTACGCCAAAAGCAGCACTGTTTTACTGTCATGGTTATGGGGACACTTGCTCCTTTTTCTTTGAAG GAATTGCTAGAAAACTGGCATCATCTGGATATGCAGTTTTTGCCATGGATTATCCAGGATTTGGTCTATCAGAAGGTCTTCATTGCTTTATTCCCAGTTTTGATGGACTTGTTGATGTTGTTATTGAGCATTACTCTAAAATCAAAG AAAATCCAGAGTTCCGTTCTCTTCCCAGCTTCCTATTTGGACAGTCCATGGGTGGAGCTGTTGCATTAAAGATACACCTGAAACAGCCTAAGGCATGGGATGGTGCCATTCTTGTTGCACCTATGTGTAAG ATTGCAGATGACATGGTTCCACCAAAGTTGCTCACTAATCTCCTGATTGGTTTATCCAATGTTTTACCAAAGCATAAATTGGTTCCAAACAAGGATTTAGCAGAGGCAGCATTCAGAGATTTAAAGAAGAGGGAACAG ACTGCTTACAATGTTATTGCTTACAAGGATAAACCACGCTTGCAGAGTGCTGTAGAATTGCTCAGAACTACTCAAGAAATAGAACGGCGATTGAAAGAA GTTTCTCTACCATTATTCATCCTTCATGGAAAGGCTGACACTGTGACTGATCCATCAGTGAGCAAAGCCTTGTATGAGAATGCGAGCTGTTCAGATAAGAAGCTTAAGCTTTATGAAGATGCCTACCATGCTCTTCTGGAGGGTGAGCCTGATGAAGTAATAACTGAAGTTTTTAATGACATCATCTCTTGGCTTGATGAACACAGCTTGAAACATAACCAGCTTTCCTCCTAA